The window aaacataacataaaagtAACTGAGACTCAACTTTTTAAAATTTGCTCATTCTTCAACAAGTTAACTTCACTCTATCTCTCTATTTTACTCCTCACTTTCATTATATAACCTTTTAtctctctcttcatctcttttgCTCTTTACATCTCTCTCTTCGTAAACCTTATTCATCTAACTAGTATAAAACAATGGGCTCTTACGGTGATAAAGACGACGATGATCTGATTCATATCTTCAAACAACATATCTACCCACACCTTTCCTATGAATTCCCACTTCTCGATGCTCACTTGCTCCGACACAGTCCGATTGATTTTTGAGAAGCTCCTGGTGTCCGCAGAGGAATTGAGAGAGAAACAGAGAGAGTGAACGAGATGAAAATAGAGAAAAAGTGAAAGAAGGTAAAATAATGGATGTAATTTAGTGCAGAGTTCAGTGAATTTTATGTTATGTTTAGAAGTTCAGTGCCCCAGGAGAGTGTAATTTTTAATAACCAATTATGGGTCTCATATGGGGTTCCACTTTGTTTACAAAGATGGAGGCAATCAATTGTGTTAGACCATCTTCAAGAGATTATTAATCcactatttaaaaataatgtaaacaattgactcttagtgatttgaagaCATGACTAATGTATATCATGACCAATAATACTTCTTATGTTCACTCCTTAGTTATTAtttaatcattaaaattattaagtattattatatttaccaaCAGTGTGAAGTGAGAGAtttcataataataaattattaataaaaaataaaataataagagTAGAGAGACTCTCTAATAATAGAGACATGACGTTTATTTTAGGGGTTTTAGGAAAGGACAAGTTAATGGTGAATTTTCATTCATTATATTGGTATTTGTTATAATAAgggataatttttaaattaaacccATTGGTTACAAGTTTTTGCAAATCGGTAGTTGTAAGTATTTTTGTTACAAATCAAATCATGTGGTTTGCGTTGTTATCAGAATCAATGCTAATGTCTTAACTCTGTTACAAGGCTGATATGGACAagatatttttggaaaaaagtTGACTTTGACAAGTCAACTCTTGTTTAGCAAATATTGCATTCTTCTTCTTGACTTTTTAAACtcgaaaaagtaaaaaaaaaaaaaaagatttttcttaaaatatcattgtcttttagcaaagttaAGACATTTATCTTGATTCGGCTAACGGCACAAATCAAAAGGTTTAGTTTGTAACAAGAATTTCACAGGTACAAATCTGCACAAAAATTTATAATCACAaagtttaatttaaaattattcctttcattaatttaattattctctttacttttttttagttACATATTTACCTTTAACTCCTCTAATTTATCTTTGATTATCAAACCTCCTAAGATTTTCTATTCTTTATGCCTCGTTTTACTACATTGAACCTCTACCATCCTCACAGAAATCTactttagtttttgttttactttttaatttttgttttgttgcatatatttatttttttattattttttaatttttagattaatttcacttttgatccttatatttatatattgttaATTCTTTTCCTAACAAAATATTTTTGAacaaattttactttttaattttccttttgattcttatacttatttatttataatttttcacCCCTAGACTAATTTTACgtttgatccttatacttatttatttttattttttttaccttgGAAACtaattttgaccaattttattttagtttcctcagtttcactgtcttttgattttaatggttgaagtaattgatttttattcttATATCTACATGTGATAAGTTAATTAATCCATACACGCGTATGTATAAAAATTGTTGTTAAAAACAATTCACAACTCTGGTTTATCACCTCATTTGAAGCAAACAGTCGCAAAATAAATCATCAGTATATTATTTCCTTTCTGGaaccaaaacaaacaaataaaggaATTCATAGTCATTGTTTTCATTTCTCgttgtttttcttcttgattttgaAAAGAGTCTATTATAGTGAGTTTTTAATCTAAaatcctcaaattttaacttaaaccTAATAAAGCAATATCTTAGAGATGCATGCCCACCTTGGTTTTATCCaactatatttatattttaaataatttatatttgatTTCTCGATTCGAGATTCGTTAGGTATATTTTAAATGGATCCTTTCCAATTAAAAAGATTTTTACTTTTACGTACGTTAGGATTTGGACTCGACATCTAGCTTAATTAAATCATCTTTTACACCACCCGGATGCTCTAATGCTCAGAACCATCGTTGAATTTTCTCTAGCTCATGAACCATTGTTCGATGAAGACGGCCCTGGCCTTGCTGCCAAAATTGAAGGCCCATACCCCATAGAATCACCGCCGAGCGCTCGATTATTTTGATTCGTTTACGCGAATCATTATGAATGAAACTGAAGTTACTTCTACTTCAGTGCTCCGCCGTACCGGTTGTCTTCCTCTTCTTCGAGCTTCTTCCATGGCTGACGCAGTTTCTCTACCTTCCTCGACAACGATCTTACTTCTCTCCGTACTCTCTTTCTAACACTTTTCTCACATCCAAATCCCAATCATGCCCCTCTCTTCCTATCCCGCTCGATTAAGTCTTCTTGCTATCCTCTCTGCCTCCACCTTCTACTGCTTCTACAAGTCTCGCCGTCTCAAACTCCTTAAGCTCTCCCTCAATCCTACTCCTACTCCTAATGCCGCCTCCCCAAGCTCTTCTTCTACGAGAGGCAAATTATTCTTCATCTCCCAAACAGGAACTTCTAAAACCCTAGCACAACGACTCCACATTATTTTGGAGTTAAATGATCTCTCATTTGACCTAATCGATCCCAAAGACTACGAGCCCGAAGACCTTCCTAAGGAAACATTAGTCTTAATCGTTGCTTCCACTTGGGAAGATGGCAAACCGCCTCCAGAAGCTAATTTCTTTGTGAATTGGCTTGCTGAGAGCGCTGAAGATTTTCGAGTAGGTTCGTTGCTGCTCTCTAAGTGCAAATTTGCGGTTTTTGGAGTTGGAAGTAGAGCTTATGGCAGCAATTTCAATGCGGTGGCTAAAGAATTTTCCAGGCGGTTGAGGGAATTAGGTGCCGATGAGATTGTGGATGTTGGGGAAGGTGACGTGGATGGTGGTGAAGTGGATGGGGTTTTTGAGAAATGGAGTGGGAAGGTTGTTCAGGTTTTGAAGGGAAATGGTGTTGAGAATGGAGAGTTTTGTGATAATGGGTTTATTGGTGATGAAAGTGATAACGAGAATGCAGTTGATGAATATGAAACTACTGATGACGAGAATGTTGAGGAGGATTCAGGGATAATAGATCTTGAGGATATTGCAGGTAAAGGGCCTTCAAGGAAGTCTGGTGCAGTGCCTGAAACTAATGGGAAATTAAATGGTCAAAAAGAAATGGTGACTCCAGTAATCAGGGCCAACTTAGTAAAACAGGTAGCCTTTCATaatcattttatatatatatatattttcctttcattgaattttttttccatcTATTTACAGAAGCTTGCAATGAATTTTGCAGGGATACAAGGTTATTGGTTCTCACAGTGGAGTTAAAATTTGTCGATGGACCAAATCTCAACTGAGAGGCAGAGGAGGTTGCTACAAGCACTCATTTTATGGAATAGAAAGTCATAGGTAAGGACTTTGTGATTCTTTTATAGGCATGGCATTGGTTTTGTTCTATGCGTTCTTGTATATTATATACGAATTTTTGGTTAACAATGATCCTTAAATTCTTTGTCATATTATTGAAATCCTGGCTTTTGAAAACTGGCTACTCTGTATCTATCTTTAGCATGATGCATATGTTTCTCCAAATGCATTGCCTGCTTAAAGTAATACTGGTAGAGGAAAAGGGAAGAAAAACCAAAATATTGAAGATATGAGATTTCAAAATTTTGTTACTTATCTATTTATGGTCATTCATAATTGCAGTCTTTTTAACTACCCacagttttttttagtttgtctCCCTCATTGATTTTTTCTACGTTGTTTTATTTATTAGTTCCATGTAAACTTTTTAGCTATTACCATTTTGCTTTGTCTAGAAATATTAACTGTTGGAAACTTGAATAAAATAGGTGCATGGAGGCAACTCCTAGTCTGGCTTGTGCCAACAAATGTGTTTTCTGTTGGAGGCATCACACAAATCCTGTAGCAAAGAGCTGGCAGTGGAAGATGGACGATCCTCTAGAAATTGTGAATTCTGCCATAGATGAGCATAAAAAGATGATAAAGCAGATGAAAGGGGTTCCTGGTAATCTCTATATTGCAGTTGTGTGGCTATGGGGGCAtggatttttatttatatttatgggTTATCTGTTAACAGTACTGCCGTTGCTTACAACATTCTGTTCCAGGTGTTACATTGGATAAATTGGCTGAGGGGCTCTCCCCTAGGCATTGTGCTCTCTCTCTTGT of the Euphorbia lathyris chromosome 7, ddEupLath1.1, whole genome shotgun sequence genome contains:
- the LOC136235921 gene encoding S-adenosyl-L-methionine-dependent tRNA 4-demethylwyosine synthase; protein product: MPLSSYPARLSLLAILSASTFYCFYKSRRLKLLKLSLNPTPTPNAASPSSSSTRGKLFFISQTGTSKTLAQRLHIILELNDLSFDLIDPKDYEPEDLPKETLVLIVASTWEDGKPPPEANFFVNWLAESAEDFRVGSLLLSKCKFAVFGVGSRAYGSNFNAVAKEFSRRLRELGADEIVDVGEGDVDGGEVDGVFEKWSGKVVQVLKGNGVENGEFCDNGFIGDESDNENAVDEYETTDDENVEEDSGIIDLEDIAGKGPSRKSGAVPETNGKLNGQKEMVTPVIRANLVKQGYKVIGSHSGVKICRWTKSQLRGRGGCYKHSFYGIESHRCMEATPSLACANKCVFCWRHHTNPVAKSWQWKMDDPLEIVNSAIDEHKKMIKQMKGVPGVTLDKLAEGLSPRHCALSLVGEPIMYPEINTLVNELHQRRISTFLVTNAQFPEKIKMLNPITQLYVSVDAATKDSLKAIDRPLFGDFWERFNDSLKALREKHQRTVYRLTLVKGWNTEDIDAYYDLFSIGQPDFIEIKGVTYCGTSATSKLTMENVPWHYDVKAFSEALAIKSGGEYEVACEHVHSCCILLAKTDKFKVDGQWFTWIDYEKFHDLVASGKPFNSNDYMVATPSWAVYGAAEGGFDPDQSRYKKERHHKSKQ